One genomic region from Vicia villosa cultivar HV-30 ecotype Madison, WI unplaced genomic scaffold, Vvil1.0 ctg.002896F_1_1, whole genome shotgun sequence encodes:
- the LOC131640016 gene encoding aldehyde dehydrogenase family 3 member F1-like, with amino-acid sequence MGSVEREMKNMREYFRSGVTKEASWRESQLKGLRRFLMEKESDIFKALMQDLGKHRVEAFRDEIGTLVKTLNLAIKCLKDWMSSKNASLPALALLTSAEIVHEPLGLVLIISSWNFPFGLSLEPLIGAIAAGNTAVLKPSELSASCSSLLASGIATYLDNKAIKVIEGGPQESQLLLQQKWDKIFFTGSARVGRIVMSAAATHLTPVTLELGGKCPAVVDSLSSSWDLEVTVKRIIVGKYGTCAGQACIAIDYVIVEKSYCSKLVELMKVWIKKMFGDNPKHSNTIARIVNKQQLVRLKKLLIDPKVKESVVYGGSVDEENLFIEPTILVDPPLDAAIMVDEVFGPLLPIITVEKIEDSIEFISSRPKPLALYVFTKNQTLQNRMISETSSGSVTFNDAILQYAADSLPFGGVGASGFGMYHGKFSFDTFSHQKAIVRRSFLTDFWYRYPPWTANKFQLLEVSYNYDYLGLVLVILGLKRPSKRQIVPC; translated from the exons ATGGGAAGTGtagagagagagatgaaaaatATGAGAGAATATTTTAGGAGTGGAGTAACAAAGGAAGCATCTTGGAGAGAATCACAACTAAAAGGGTTGCGTCGTTTTCTTATGGAAAAAGAGAGTGATATCTTCAAAGCTCTCATGCAAGATTTAGGGAAACATAGAGTTGAAGCTTTTAGAGACGAG ATAGGAACGTTGGTGAAGACTTTAAATCTAGCAATAAAGTGTCTGAAGGATTGGATGTCAAGCAAGAAT GCTAGCCTACCAGCATTAGCATTGCTAACAAGTGCAGAAATTGTTCATGAGCCTCTTGGTCTTGTCCTCATTATTTCTTCTTGGAATTTCCCATTTG GATTGTCTTTGGAGCCATTGATAGGAGCAATAGCAGCTGGAAACACAGCAGTGTTGAAACCTTCAGAGTTGTCTGCATCATGTTCCTCTTTACTTGCTTCTGGTATTGCTACTTACTTAGATAATAAAGCCATTAAAGTTATTGAAGGGGGACCACAGGAATCCCAGCTGTTATTGCAACAAAAATGGGACAAAATCTTCTTTACAG GTAGTGCACGCGTGGGGCGCATTGTGATGTCTGCTGCTGCGACGCACCTGACCCCTGTAACGCTCGAGTTGGGCGGAAAATGTCCAGCAGTCGTGGACTCACTTTCATCTTCTTGGGACTTAGAG GTTACTGTGAAGAGGATTATTGTGGGAAAATATGGGACTTGTGCTGGTCAAGCATGCATAGCAATTGATTATGTTATTGTGGAAAAGAGTTATTGTTCAAAACTG gtgGAATTGATGAAGGTGTGGATCAAGAAAATGTTTGGAGATAACCCAAAACATTCAAATACTATAGCAAGGATAGTTAATAAACAACAGTTAGttagattgaagaaacttcttatTGATCCCAAAGTTAAAGAATCTGTGGTTTATGGTGGCTCAGTGGATGAAGAGAATTT ATTTATTGAGCCAACAATCTTGGTGGATCCACCACTTGATGCAGCAATAATGGTAGATGAAGTTTTTGGCCCATTACTTCCAATTATCACT GTGGAGAAAATTGAAGACAGTATTGAATTCATAAGCTCTAGGCCTAAACCTCTTGCCCTTTATGTTTTCACCAAAAACCAAACACTACAGAACAGAATGATATCAGAAACATCGTCTGGCAGTGTTACTTTCAATGATGCAATTCttcaa TATGCAGCAGATAGTTTACCATTTGGAGGAGTAGGTGCGAGTGGATTCGGCATGTACCATGGAAAATTCTCCTTTGATACATTCAGTCACCAGAAAGCTATTGTTAGAAGAAGTTTCTTAACTGATTTTTGGTATAGGTATCCACCTTGGACAGCAAACAAGTTTCAACTGCTTGAAGTTTCTTACAATTATGATTATCTTGGATTGGTCCTTGTTATTCTTGGGTTAAAGAGACCGTCGAAACGCCAAATCGTGCCTTGTTAA